In a genomic window of Halalkalicoccus sp. CG83:
- a CDS encoding alpha/beta fold hydrolase, producing the protein MNHEEWSAEQTATTLRVDGHDLEIAYYEDGTGNPGPPVVFLHGIPTWSFLWREVAPALAADRHVVAPDLLGYGNSAQHDGFDRSIRTQEAMVDALLDHLGADSTAIVAHDIGGGIALRLAAHRPDLVERLVLSNVACYDSWPVEFIHGLGLPGMADELADDETLEEKMAFVFDKGLHDDAAEHGEFCRGMRAPWQSEMGRTSLVRNAIATNTNHTAELDYGEVTAATLLLWGADDVLQSIDYAERLEDDIAGETELVPIDEAYHWVIEDRSDAYREEVERFLGKT; encoded by the coding sequence GTGAACCATGAGGAGTGGTCGGCCGAGCAGACCGCAACGACCCTCAGAGTGGACGGTCACGACCTAGAAATCGCGTACTACGAGGACGGGACGGGAAATCCAGGGCCGCCGGTCGTGTTCTTGCATGGGATTCCGACGTGGTCGTTTCTCTGGCGTGAGGTAGCGCCGGCACTCGCGGCCGACCGTCATGTCGTCGCTCCGGACCTACTAGGCTACGGTAACTCAGCCCAGCACGACGGCTTCGACCGCTCGATTCGCACCCAGGAGGCGATGGTCGATGCGTTGCTGGACCACTTGGGTGCCGATAGTACCGCCATCGTCGCTCACGACATCGGCGGCGGAATCGCTCTGCGACTGGCGGCTCACCGGCCCGACCTCGTTGAACGGCTCGTCCTCTCGAACGTCGCGTGTTACGACTCTTGGCCCGTTGAGTTCATCCACGGTCTCGGCCTACCAGGCATGGCTGACGAGCTGGCGGACGACGAGACCCTAGAGGAGAAGATGGCGTTCGTCTTCGATAAAGGACTCCACGACGACGCCGCGGAGCACGGTGAGTTCTGCAGAGGTATGCGCGCCCCTTGGCAGTCGGAGATGGGACGGACCTCACTCGTCCGGAACGCCATCGCTACGAACACGAACCATACGGCGGAACTCGACTACGGCGAGGTCACCGCCGCGACGCTCCTGCTGTGGGGTGCTGACGACGTCCTCCAGTCGATAGATTACGCCGAACGGCTCGAAGACGACATCGCAGGCGAGACCGAACTCGTTCCTATAGACGAGGCGTACCACTGGGTAATCGAGGACCGCTCCGACGCGTACCGCGAGGAAGTCGAGCGGTTCCTCGGAAAGACGTGA
- a CDS encoding DUF1097 domain-containing protein: MNRQPPSSLGTRIAGWNDTWSLAIVFGIASIPWTYGFVAGLNIPLWPSFIASGTFYAAGAGVDGLARGYASNLAGILYAATTLAVVNTYLGGGVVALSIVVGVFMFLASLHEFIPLLSFTPGGFFGYATMFSVAATDATAFGIAGLPGETLAAIVSMFIGAVIGLSTDELSSLLGE; the protein is encoded by the coding sequence ATGAACCGTCAACCACCCTCATCGCTTGGAACGCGTATCGCCGGCTGGAACGACACATGGTCGCTCGCGATCGTGTTCGGGATCGCTTCGATCCCGTGGACGTATGGATTCGTTGCTGGCTTGAACATCCCATTGTGGCCATCGTTTATCGCTTCAGGGACGTTCTATGCGGCGGGGGCCGGAGTGGATGGGCTTGCTCGAGGATACGCAAGTAATCTCGCTGGCATTCTCTACGCCGCCACGACGCTCGCCGTAGTGAACACTTATCTCGGTGGTGGAGTCGTTGCACTCAGCATCGTCGTCGGTGTCTTCATGTTCCTCGCCAGTCTTCACGAGTTCATTCCATTACTGTCGTTCACTCCAGGAGGGTTCTTCGGCTATGCCACCATGTTTAGTGTGGCCGCAACCGACGCGACCGCCTTCGGCATCGCTGGACTTCCCGGGGAGACGCTTGCTGCCATCGTATCGATGTTCATCGGGGCCGTTATCGGACTCTCCACCGATGAGCTGAGTTCGCTCCTTGGGGAGTGA
- a CDS encoding LVIVD repeat-containing protein, with protein MTHRDIVSNRRTVLKTVGVLGTIGGVSGVGSANSNGDQNPRLDLVGHTTLGARDGANTHGAVSEEHDLAAVGSFVFGDNELRLVDISDRTDPELVSTIFTDPDGHSSDIRNSDVHPTEPWVFTANEGGEDTGWAIVDASDRENPELIGPFTVEDASSGVHNVQAFGDDYLITVGHGRGAVVYDISDREDPIEVSSFQMPKPDEDHDDGHEHEADGETIHAAHVRGDYAFLAHWNRGLYVLDMSDPERLEVVVSFDYSEEEADVPLRACHHAVPHPSNDICLLGEEIGTGEPGYKHIVSFDLENGETELQSSFQFPQHANQPTGNQGYWWTGHFSDWGVSDQQDVVFSGDYKAGVQAFDVSDPGDPVRIDQYLPAEGVDEVRREDPVRHDLVDNVPFTWGAESSLAGDSGHVYASDATTGFYIFTLEGY; from the coding sequence ATGACACACAGGGATATAGTTTCGAACAGAAGAACAGTACTGAAAACGGTCGGCGTACTCGGCACGATCGGAGGTGTGAGCGGCGTTGGATCGGCGAACAGTAACGGTGACCAGAACCCGCGGCTGGACCTCGTTGGCCATACGACGCTCGGTGCGCGTGACGGCGCAAATACCCACGGTGCCGTTAGTGAGGAGCACGACCTCGCGGCAGTGGGGTCGTTCGTCTTCGGCGATAACGAACTGCGTCTCGTCGACATTTCGGACCGCACTGATCCAGAGCTGGTTTCGACGATTTTCACGGATCCTGATGGCCACTCAAGCGACATCCGCAACTCGGACGTCCACCCCACGGAACCATGGGTGTTTACTGCCAACGAGGGCGGAGAGGATACTGGTTGGGCCATCGTCGATGCGAGCGATAGGGAGAATCCCGAACTCATCGGCCCATTCACCGTTGAGGACGCTTCCAGCGGCGTTCACAACGTCCAAGCCTTCGGCGACGATTACCTCATCACGGTGGGCCATGGACGTGGTGCCGTCGTCTACGACATCAGTGACCGCGAAGATCCCATCGAGGTGTCGTCGTTCCAAATGCCGAAACCGGACGAAGACCACGACGACGGTCATGAGCACGAAGCTGACGGCGAGACTATTCACGCCGCACACGTCCGCGGCGACTACGCGTTCCTCGCTCACTGGAATCGGGGCCTGTACGTCCTCGACATGAGCGATCCCGAACGTCTCGAGGTGGTTGTGTCGTTCGACTACTCAGAAGAGGAGGCAGACGTCCCGCTACGTGCGTGCCATCATGCGGTCCCCCATCCCTCGAACGACATTTGTCTGCTCGGCGAGGAGATCGGCACCGGTGAGCCGGGATACAAGCATATCGTCAGCTTTGACCTCGAGAACGGCGAGACCGAGCTCCAGTCGTCGTTCCAGTTCCCACAACACGCCAACCAGCCCACCGGTAACCAGGGATATTGGTGGACGGGCCACTTCTCAGACTGGGGTGTTAGTGATCAGCAAGACGTTGTGTTCAGCGGCGACTACAAGGCCGGCGTCCAGGCGTTCGACGTTTCGGATCCCGGAGACCCCGTGCGCATTGACCAGTATCTGCCGGCGGAGGGCGTCGATGAGGTTCGTCGAGAGGATCCCGTCCGGCACGATCTGGTGGACAACGTTCCGTTCACGTGGGGTGCGGAAAGCTCACTCGCGGGAGACAGCGGGCACGTCTACGCGTCTGACGCCACCACCGGGTTCTACATCTTCACACTCGAAGGATACTGA